The Anolis carolinensis isolate JA03-04 chromosome 2, rAnoCar3.1.pri, whole genome shotgun sequence genome contains the following window.
gtgatcggcCTAGAGACCTTggtcagcacttaaaaacaatcaccGCTGACAAagttaccatctgtcagctgtaaaaggccaccctactgggatcagcacgcattatttgccgatacatcacataatcctagacgcttaggaagtgtccgatgtgggatccaatacaacagccagcatagtgatcttgtttgctgtgtgctaatcttgttgtgtatcaataataataataataaataatattaatcccTCTATTATTGGATAGACTTAACAAACATTTCAATTTGGCTTGCCCCattacttcttttttcctgcaattctcAATTTCCTTTATTCTCTATGTATGCTTTCCTTAAGTCATGGCCCCATGGTAGTGCTGATCGATGGGTGCTGTTGTCCAATACATCCAGAAGGCAACAGTTTGGGAAGGATTCATCtggacaattttaaaaaatagtttcctGACCCTTACAAAGGATGCCTGACTGGCCTGCAAGGAACACATTTTTGCCTTCTTTTTCATATCAAAATAGATGGCATGATTACATTCCTTACCAAAGTTAAACAAAGAATTAAACAGTTACACTTTTTCTTCACATTTGTAAAATATTAGCCATATTCTTAACAAtgcagatgcccttgagaactgAATCTTTAAGAGAGCTTTAGGCTTCGGTTGCTTAAGAGCTCCTGCACTCCTCCTTCAGCCTGCTTTGTGGTCTCCATTTTTGCTGCTGGACTTGGTGCTTTGCTTTACATTTGTCTTTAAATGTGGATGGATAATGAATAATCGTGGCTTACAATTTAGAACAAGTATCAACAAGTTCATCTAGCAAGTGTGCCAGCAGGCCTTGGGAAAAGCAATATGAACAGGAATGTGATAGATTACCAGTGGGCAGAGTTTCTCTATATTTGTGCTTGCTGTTTTTGTAATTTGGTCCTGGATTTATGCCGGAAAAACCTAGTGGCACTAATAGGCCGTGACCTGGTTGACACGGTGGCATGAAGTTTATTTCTAGAAATGTTTCAGAGATGAAAATTCCTGAAATGTCTCAATTCTTGTGGCCTGTAGACCTGCTAAGGCGCACGTCTGCTTCCACTTCCTTTCCAGCGAAGTGCAACAAGTTAGTGCAGACGTCTATCGCCTCATTCAGCTTATTTCCGCTTCCTGTTCCTGCCAATCCGATAAAGACTTCAATATTTAAGGGTGTGGAGAATTTACTACAAAAGGAAGTCCTACCAGGGCCACAGATGAGTTGCCCTTCATTCAGCTATCTGGGTTGGCATGAATTTTGTTGTATTGATACTGCTGACATATTGAGACACCAGCACTTGGTCTACTTATTTAGGAATACGAGAAGTTAGTTCAGAATGTTGCAGACTGAAATTGGATTTGCATCCAGAAACCTCTGGGTTCCCAGGTAAGCATGCTTTCATGAGAATGTCTTCCAGTGAGAGTTATTTGAGGAAAGACTATTATTCCATAGTAAGAATTCTTATATTTAAAAATAGGAGGTTGTGTAACTAGTGATGTGAAGAGGGGAAAGAGATGTAGTTGTATTTTGTCTAATACGATGGGGAAATACTGAAAAACTAGAATACAGCAGAAATTAGGGTCTTTAAAAATTAGTATTGAAATTGCTGCCTCTCAAATTAGTTATgctgttcatttatttatattttatttattccacCTATAAGGATTCCAGGAGGTTTAGTAACCGGGCTTTTATTGATATGCTTACCATTGTTCTGAAACTTTGTAATTCCAGTGAACTAagttgtcagaaccctgctactagagcctggatgtggctctgagtttcagggtcactgacattgataagacacctgcgtcccaggactcggaggagaaacggctgatggacttggcggggaatttgcgcggggttttactgagcgggaagagactgttcaaatgagggggagggtatataaaggagggttggccggagcctcccattcttggcttttctgatgttcatgtttcctacagtaaaagtttctggtgatatcacagagagtcttgtgtgttcattcaggagcggctgtggtgagctgacactaagtaCTGTAATATAAAGAGGCAACTGGATTCCATTTACATTTACTCATTTGATAATTCATGTCTTTTTGAGCAAGTATGCATGCCAGTTGGTTGCTGGAGCTATCACAACATCCTGCAGCTGAATAAGATTTCCTTGTTATGTAATGATTTAATTTGGAGTATTTTGATTATATAACATGCAGTTCTTGCCCTAAAGGATTTTCTGTCTGTTAAGAGACAAAGAAATGGTAAGATTTCCTTTCTAGTTCTTTAGGAGAAAAATCAAATGAGGTCGTTTATCTACACTGGTTGCTTAATCCGCAGCCAGGAGTGCTCTGAACCGGCCCCAGAAGCAGCCACGTATCCCATTCCTATGCCTACATAGTTCAGTTGAGCCAAGATTGGTTTGGCTCCACTTGACCATCATTTTACTGTCCCCATCACTGCTGCTGGGTGGGCACAGAGCTCCACTCGACAACATAAAACCTAATGAGATACCTTCTATTTACGGAGTTGCTTTTGTAGATTTGTTTCTGACTCAAAATAGTTAGgaaaacttgataactcattaaactaTTAGTAACTTTGTGTGCAACTataacatgttgccattgtgaaatacgagggctatccacaaagtaggttacgttttggaattaaaaatgaacaaagtatatgagaaaacatttaccatatgcagttgaaagccacacccaaataccacatctcacgtagtcaccattcgaatctaggcacttaccatagcgatgaatgagctttgcaaatccttccccactaaattctgccgcttgcaccctcaaccacttgtttccaacaatgggggcatggctggcaacacagcgttttggcgacgctgcacagctgcgggaagggctgaccagctggttgaggatgtaaatatgtaaatattcaaaaacatttaatctgctgatgcctcaattaatgtaattttattggtatctatttttgaaatttaccagtagttacTGCATTTCCCAACGTCGggttatactcaagtcaataagttttcccatttttttctggtaaaattaggtgccttggcttatatttggatcggcttatactagagCATATACGGTATATGTTGCTTGAGGATATCATTTATTACTAACAACTGGGTAGTTGAAGCTACACAATCTTTCTCCCCTTTTTGTAGTTTTGTATTATAATTAGTTATTTAGTTTAGTTTtctttttgtaattgttttattatgtagTTGGTTTTTTTTGGTGTTCATATTACTTCTTCTGTTTGGTTTTGTACTATAAAAACTTGTCTTTCTGCTTAATAAATATATTCTAATGAAAAGAATGAAGTGTAGTCAGTATATGAAAAGCAGGTTTGTTGCTACATTATGTGTGaaatttcctctgttttctttttctcctccagaATTTTGGACTCTTTTCCTCAGAAGCCTACAATGGCAGTGGATGTAGCCATGCAGTTCTACTTGAGGACACCCTCTTTGCGAAGGGAGAGTTTTGGCTGCAAAATTGCTCCAAAGCCCAAGAAGCCTTTGAGACCCTGCATCCATTTGAACAGTGCTGCTGAATTAAACAAACTGGGAGCGGTGGAATCTTTGCAACAGGACAGAGTGAAAAAGAGGGTCTCCTTTGCAGACAGCAGGGGCCTAGCTCTGACAATGGTTAAAGTATTTTCGGAATTTGACGATCCCCTAGAGATCCCGTTCAATATCACAGAGCTCATAGACAGCATTGTAGGTCTGACAACCATCGAAAGAGATGACTTTGTCATGGATTTTGTACAGCCTTCTGCTGATTATTTGGACTTTCGGAATCGTCTCCAGGCCGAATACGTGTGTCTAGAGAACTGCATGTTGAAAGATAAAGCCATCGTGGGTACAGTCAAAGTCAGGAATCTGGCATTCGAGAAGGCTGTGAAAATCCGGATGACATTTGATACGTGGAAAACTTTCACGGACTACCCCTGCCAGTATGTTAAGGACACGTATGCCGGTTCAGATAAGGACACCTTCTCCTTCGATGTCAGCTTGCCACAGAGAGTTCAACCCCACGAAAGAATAGAATTTGCCGTGTGTTATGAGTGTGATGGGAAGGTGTATTGG
Protein-coding sequences here:
- the ppp1r3b gene encoding protein phosphatase 1 regulatory subunit 3B isoform X1, which codes for MLQTEIGFASRNLWVPRILDSFPQKPTMAVDVAMQFYLRTPSLRRESFGCKIAPKPKKPLRPCIHLNSAAELNKLGAVESLQQDRVKKRVSFADSRGLALTMVKVFSEFDDPLEIPFNITELIDSIVGLTTIERDDFVMDFVQPSADYLDFRNRLQAEYVCLENCMLKDKAIVGTVKVRNLAFEKAVKIRMTFDTWKTFTDYPCQYVKDTYAGSDKDTFSFDVSLPQRVQPHERIEFAVCYECDGKVYWDSNKGLNYRIVRAELKSVRGMSHPQGDPSFGIAFDQFGSPRCSYGLFPEWPSYSGYEKLGPYY
- the ppp1r3b gene encoding protein phosphatase 1 regulatory subunit 3B isoform X2; translation: MRILDSFPQKPTMAVDVAMQFYLRTPSLRRESFGCKIAPKPKKPLRPCIHLNSAAELNKLGAVESLQQDRVKKRVSFADSRGLALTMVKVFSEFDDPLEIPFNITELIDSIVGLTTIERDDFVMDFVQPSADYLDFRNRLQAEYVCLENCMLKDKAIVGTVKVRNLAFEKAVKIRMTFDTWKTFTDYPCQYVKDTYAGSDKDTFSFDVSLPQRVQPHERIEFAVCYECDGKVYWDSNKGLNYRIVRAELKSVRGMSHPQGDPSFGIAFDQFGSPRCSYGLFPEWPSYSGYEKLGPYY